Proteins encoded together in one Kingella oralis window:
- a CDS encoding type II toxin-antitoxin system RatA family toxin, translating to MSEIRIHKTVLVPHSAAQMYQLVDKVEDYPRFLPWYGRSEVLYRSDTELKARLHMDYMGITQSFATHNHNIPNREIRMTLLEGPFKSLHGTWQFDDLGDDICQITFTLNYELTGILSRLIAPVFNSVSGKLVDAFVKEANQRYGKR from the coding sequence ATGTCCGAAATCCGCATCCACAAAACCGTCCTCGTCCCCCACAGCGCCGCGCAAATGTATCAGCTGGTAGACAAAGTTGAAGACTACCCCCGCTTCCTGCCGTGGTACGGGCGCAGCGAAGTGCTCTACCGCAGCGACACCGAGCTCAAAGCCCGCCTACACATGGACTACATGGGCATCACCCAATCCTTCGCCACCCACAACCACAACATCCCCAACCGCGAAATCCGCATGACCCTGCTGGAAGGCCCATTCAAATCCCTGCACGGCACATGGCAGTTTGACGACCTAGGCGACGACATCTGCCAAATCACCTTCACCCTCAACTACGAACTCACCGGCATCCTCAGCCGCCTCATCGCCCCCGTGTTCAACAGCGTATCCGGCAAACTGGTGGACGCATTTGTAAAAGAAGCGAACCAACGCTATGGCAAACGATAA
- a CDS encoding RnfH family protein has protein sequence MANDNEITIEVAYGTAEQQRLYRFRLPANSTARQAALAAPVLNDFPEAQPHTAPLGIFGKAVKDSHILREGDRVEIYRPLQADPKEARRKRAAQNKPPKAA, from the coding sequence ATGGCAAACGATAACGAAATCACCATCGAAGTCGCCTACGGCACCGCCGAGCAACAACGGCTCTACCGTTTCAGGCTTCCTGCCAACAGCACCGCCCGCCAAGCCGCGCTCGCCGCCCCCGTGTTAAACGACTTCCCCGAAGCCCAACCGCACACCGCCCCGCTGGGCATTTTCGGTAAAGCCGTTAAAGACAGCCACATCCTGCGCGAAGGCGACCGCGTGGAAATCTACCGCCCGCTGCAAGCCGACCCCAAAGAAGCACGGCGCAAACGCGCAGCGCAAAACAAGCCGCCCAAGGCAGCCTGA
- a CDS encoding SurA N-terminal domain-containing protein: MFHSVNKFRTPVTILLSLIAVSFMGYGFVSLQGISRDNYIVKVGDQIITRYALDQAVQNTEAAGEPASREAVFQTLLQRAYLLEGAKQLGIVVSDEQIKQIVVDNPQFHDTSGKFDPKLFQAYLTNTRQSEESFMQAQRENLSVAALLQTLNSNAVSDFQAQQVINAVLAPRSTRAYVLNPQAFADKVKADDAALKKYYEANKKDYLLPQGAKFEYIVLSPKDIAGKQSVSDAEIEAAYNASKGSLKPKRRVSHILIEAPKSADAATREKARAEAEKIAAEAKAHPEQFAEIAKRASQDVGSAANGGDLGEIAQDGKIGSKALEDAAFALNKGEVSGVVESDFGYHVLRVTDIADVSLAAQKDSIRSSLQAKKAQQEYNKQREALSEAVFSARDKLQPAAQQFGLTVQTQNEWTTRANAGSLKIPAAVAEALLAGDVFSKKLNSAAINVDGETWFVRPTETRTESTETFEQAKPRVAERFKLAESRRLALEHAKNLQKELAAGNNPAVAWSTVEQVVPLQVRANLSDDAYFAFMQAIPKNGKPAYAVLDMPAAPQLVEVQSIQTVGNPQALANAKQTLAQEMGENMIQNYIESLAASIKTQQGIEKVSGE; the protein is encoded by the coding sequence ATGTTCCATTCAGTCAATAAATTCCGCACCCCCGTTACCATCCTGCTCTCGCTGATTGCCGTTTCTTTTATGGGCTACGGCTTTGTTTCCCTGCAAGGCATCTCCCGCGACAACTACATCGTCAAAGTGGGCGACCAAATCATCACCCGCTACGCGCTCGACCAAGCCGTGCAAAACACCGAAGCCGCAGGCGAGCCGGCCAGCCGCGAAGCCGTGTTCCAAACCCTGTTGCAACGCGCCTATTTGCTGGAAGGCGCCAAACAGCTCGGCATCGTGGTCAGCGACGAGCAAATCAAACAAATCGTGGTGGACAACCCCCAGTTCCACGACACCAGCGGCAAATTTGACCCCAAACTGTTCCAAGCCTACCTGACCAACACCCGCCAAAGCGAAGAATCGTTTATGCAGGCGCAGCGCGAAAACCTGAGCGTGGCGGCGCTGTTGCAAACCTTAAACAGCAACGCCGTGTCTGATTTCCAAGCGCAGCAAGTCATCAACGCCGTGCTCGCCCCCCGTTCCACCCGCGCCTATGTGTTGAACCCGCAAGCCTTTGCCGACAAAGTGAAAGCAGATGATGCCGCGCTGAAAAAATACTATGAGGCCAACAAAAAAGACTACCTGCTGCCGCAAGGCGCAAAATTCGAATACATCGTGCTTTCGCCCAAAGACATCGCCGGCAAGCAAAGCGTGAGCGATGCCGAAATCGAAGCAGCCTACAACGCAAGCAAAGGCAGCCTGAAACCCAAACGCCGCGTGTCGCACATCTTGATTGAAGCGCCCAAATCCGCCGATGCCGCCACGCGCGAAAAAGCCCGCGCCGAAGCCGAAAAAATCGCCGCCGAGGCCAAAGCCCATCCCGAGCAATTTGCTGAAATCGCCAAACGCGCCTCGCAAGATGTGGGCAGCGCAGCCAACGGCGGCGACTTGGGCGAGATTGCGCAAGACGGCAAAATTGGCAGCAAAGCCTTGGAAGACGCGGCATTTGCATTAAACAAAGGCGAAGTGAGCGGCGTGGTGGAAAGCGATTTTGGCTACCATGTTTTGCGCGTAACCGACATTGCCGATGTGTCGCTGGCGGCGCAAAAAGACAGCATCCGCAGCAGCCTGCAAGCCAAAAAAGCGCAGCAAGAATACAACAAGCAACGCGAAGCATTGAGCGAAGCCGTGTTCAGCGCGCGCGACAAATTGCAGCCTGCCGCGCAACAATTCGGCTTAACCGTGCAAACGCAAAACGAGTGGACAACCCGCGCCAACGCAGGCAGCCTGAAAATACCCGCCGCCGTGGCGGAAGCCTTGCTGGCGGGCGACGTGTTCAGTAAAAAACTCAACTCTGCCGCCATCAATGTGGACGGCGAAACATGGTTTGTGCGCCCCACCGAAACCCGCACCGAGAGCACCGAAACCTTTGAGCAAGCCAAACCGCGCGTAGCGGAACGCTTCAAGCTCGCCGAAAGCCGCCGCTTGGCGCTGGAACACGCCAAAAACCTGCAAAAAGAGCTGGCGGCGGGCAACAACCCTGCGGTGGCGTGGTCGACCGTGGAACAGGTTGTGCCGCTGCAAGTGCGCGCCAATCTGAGCGACGATGCCTATTTTGCCTTTATGCAGGCCATCCCGAAAAACGGCAAACCTGCTTACGCCGTGCTGGATATGCCCGCCGCGCCGCAGCTGGTGGAAGTGCAATCCATCCAAACCGTCGGCAATCCCCAAGCCCTTGCCAACGCCAAGCAAACGCTGGCGCAAGAAATGGGCGAAAACATGATTCAAAACTACATTGAATCGCTGGCGGCAAGCATCAAAACCCAGCAGGGGATTGAGAAAGTGTCGGGCGAATAA
- a CDS encoding SMI1/KNR4 family protein, which yields MKDLVTRMQAQLKALAQKYPAAAEELGMNFELNAGAREADFAKLEQTLGYALPEEFKELYRVANGEPDIDGVFASDEWLSIDRIISEYAVWKDLYDDGSFQEDDGTDYGCEPEDAGIKADFWWNPKWIPLSADGGGNGKMIDLDPAPSGTAGQIIQMWHDDAAREKIANSLREFLQNYVQDLEAGRYVLDADYGVILQSELDDLNAE from the coding sequence ATGAAAGACCTTGTTACCCGCATGCAAGCCCAACTCAAAGCCCTCGCGCAAAAATATCCCGCAGCCGCCGAAGAGCTGGGCATGAACTTTGAGCTGAACGCCGGCGCAAGAGAAGCCGATTTCGCCAAGCTGGAACAAACGCTCGGCTACGCGCTGCCCGAAGAGTTTAAAGAACTCTACCGCGTTGCCAACGGCGAACCCGATATAGACGGTGTGTTTGCCAGCGACGAATGGTTGAGCATTGACCGCATCATCAGCGAATACGCGGTTTGGAAAGATTTGTACGACGACGGCTCATTCCAAGAAGACGACGGCACGGACTACGGCTGCGAACCCGAAGACGCAGGCATCAAAGCCGATTTTTGGTGGAATCCCAAATGGATTCCGCTTTCCGCCGACGGCGGCGGCAATGGCAAAATGATAGACCTAGACCCAGCGCCAAGCGGCACGGCAGGGCAAATCATCCAAATGTGGCACGACGACGCGGCACGCGAAAAAATCGCCAACTCCCTGCGCGAATTTTTGCAAAACTATGTGCAGGATTTGGAAGCGGGGCGGTATGTTTTGGATGCTGATTACGGCGTGATTTTGCAATCCGAATTGGATGATTTGAACGCCGAATAG
- the panC gene encoding pantoate--beta-alanine ligase has translation MHIFHTIAELRQWRKTVANIAFVPTMGNLHDGHLALVERAKQEAEHVVVSIFVNRIQFGQGEDFDQYPRTLAQDADKLRAAGVAAVFAPDEAELYPAGEQQYFVEPPALKHELCGVSRPIHFRGVATVVSKLFNIVQPDVACFGKKDYQQVAIIQGMVADLNIPVRIVAVNTGRAADGLALSSRNQYLNAAERAEAPRLYRALQNIAQAAQAGNRDFAALAQAARDELHAHGWAVDYVEIRQRGSLKTAQAGDRQLVALAAAKLGNTRLIDNLEFDV, from the coding sequence ATGCACATCTTCCACACCATCGCCGAGCTGCGCCAATGGCGCAAAACCGTTGCCAACATCGCCTTTGTGCCTACCATGGGCAACCTGCACGACGGGCATCTCGCCCTTGTGGAGCGCGCCAAGCAAGAAGCCGAACACGTTGTGGTCAGCATTTTTGTGAACCGCATCCAATTCGGGCAAGGCGAAGATTTTGACCAATACCCGCGCACGCTGGCGCAAGATGCCGACAAGCTCCGCGCCGCAGGCGTTGCCGCCGTTTTCGCCCCCGACGAAGCCGAACTCTATCCCGCAGGCGAGCAGCAATATTTCGTTGAACCGCCCGCGCTCAAACACGAGTTGTGCGGCGTGTCGCGCCCCATCCATTTTCGCGGCGTGGCAACCGTGGTCAGCAAGCTGTTCAACATCGTGCAGCCCGATGTCGCCTGCTTCGGCAAAAAAGACTACCAGCAAGTCGCCATCATCCAAGGCATGGTCGCCGATTTGAACATCCCCGTGCGCATTGTTGCCGTGAACACGGGGCGCGCTGCCGACGGCTTGGCATTGTCCAGCCGCAACCAATATTTAAACGCCGCCGAACGCGCTGAAGCCCCGCGCCTGTACCGCGCCTTGCAAAATATCGCCCAAGCCGCGCAAGCGGGTAACCGCGATTTCGCCGCGCTCGCCCAAGCCGCCCGCGACGAACTGCACGCGCACGGCTGGGCGGTGGATTATGTTGAAATCCGCCAAAGAGGCAGCCTGAAAACCGCCCAAGCGGGCGACAGGCAACTGGTGGCGCTTGCCGCCGCCAAGCTGGGCAACACGCGCTTGATTGATAATCTGGAATTTGACGTATAA
- a CDS encoding carboxymuconolactone decarboxylase family protein, whose protein sequence is MARLTVHTVESAPEAAKARVEAAQKANGFIPNLIGALANSPQALTFYQEVGKLNNENSLTGGEREVIQIIAARTNQCGFCVAGHTKLATLKKLLSEQAIKASRDVNPAEFDDAKLKALADFTIAVMANKGAVSDAELAAFVAAGYRKEQAVDVVMGVALATLCNYTNNLAQTDINPELQAYA, encoded by the coding sequence ATGGCACGTTTAACCGTACACACCGTAGAATCCGCCCCCGAAGCCGCCAAAGCCCGCGTAGAAGCCGCGCAAAAAGCCAACGGCTTCATCCCCAATCTCATCGGCGCACTCGCCAACTCCCCCCAAGCCCTCACCTTCTACCAAGAAGTCGGCAAACTCAACAACGAAAACTCACTCACAGGCGGCGAGCGCGAAGTCATCCAAATCATCGCCGCCCGCACCAACCAATGCGGCTTCTGCGTGGCAGGGCACACCAAACTCGCCACGCTGAAAAAACTGTTGTCCGAGCAAGCCATCAAAGCCTCGCGCGATGTGAACCCCGCCGAGTTCGACGATGCCAAACTCAAAGCCCTTGCCGATTTCACCATCGCCGTGATGGCAAACAAAGGCGCGGTTTCCGATGCCGAACTCGCCGCCTTCGTTGCCGCAGGCTACCGCAAAGAACAAGCGGTGGACGTGGTAATGGGCGTGGCGCTGGCAACCTTGTGCAACTACACCAACAACCTCGCGCAAACCGACATTAACCCCGAATTGCAAGCCTACGCCTAA